The sequence below is a genomic window from Cyanobium sp. ATX 6F1.
CCTGTGGAACCGCCGCCAGAGCACCAAGTTCAACGGCGTCAGTTACATCGTGCAGCGTGGAGCCGAAGCGGTGTACTCCCCCGAGGGCCAGGCCCAGGTGAAGGCCCTGGTGGGCTTCTACATGGAGAACGCGGCGATCATCCGAAGGGAGCTGTCGGCCGCAGGCCTGAGCGTCTATGGCGGCGAGCAGGCCCCCTACGTGTGGTTGAAAACACCCGAAGGCCTCGATTCCTGGGGCTTTTTCGACAAACTGTTGAAGGAGGCCCACGTGGTCGGCACCCCCGGCAGCGGCTTCGGCGCCGCCGGCGAGGGCTACTTCCGGCTCTCAGCCTTCAACAGCCGCGCCAACGTGGAGGAGGCCATGGCCCGCATCGCCGCTGTCAGACTTTGAACGTCATTGCCTTCAACCCCATGGCGGTGGAGACGCCAAGCCGCAGCCCAGGCGGCGCGACGGTGCTCGACAAGGACCTTCAGCGGGTGCGCAAGCCATCGCCCCGCTACAAGGTGCTGCTGCACAACGACCCGGTCAGCACCATGGAGTTCGTGGTCTCGACCCTGCGGGAGGTGGTGCCCCTGCTCAGCGAGCAGGATGCCATCGCCGTGATGCTCGAAGCCCACAACACCGGCATCGGCCTGGTGATCGTCTGTGACATCGAGCCGGCGGAGTTCTACAGCGAACGCCTCAAGGCCAAGGGGCTGACCAGCTCGATCGAGCCCGAGGGCTGAATGGGGCTCACCCCGCCGCCAGCGCCAGTCACCCATGGCGGTGGGCGGCGCCCGGGAGGTTGGCTTTTGGCGGTGGGCTACCTGCCGCTGTTGCTTCTCTCCGGTTGGCTGCTGGCTCGGCCCCTGGCCCTGCTGGCTCCGGGCCTGCGCCCCGACCAGGTGAACCTGGCAGGCACGCTGGTGAGCTTCGCGCTGCTGCTGCTCACCCTGCCCGCCTGGCTGCGGCGCCGCTGGGGTGAACCCCGGGCCTGGCGCCGGCTCGGGGTGGCTGTGCCCCTGCCGGCCGCCCTCCAGGCCCTGCTGCGCGGGCTGCTCAAGGCGCTTCTGTTGCTGGCCCTGGTGTGCGCTGGGCTGCTGCTGGGCGGCGCGGCCCGCACGGGCCCAGGGATCACGCCTGCTCAGCTCGCCAACGCCCTGGCCCTGATGCTGGGGGTGGGCTTCGCAGAGGAACTGCTCTTTCGCGGCTGGCTCTGGGGAGAGTTGGCCCTGGGTCTTGGCGGCCAGCGGGCCCTGCTGGCCCAAGCGCTGATCTTCAGCCTGGTGCATCCCTACCCCCTGGCCCAGGGCTGGCTGGCGCTGCTGGCCCTCAAGGGCGGCCTGCTGCTTTTGGGGATCGCCCTGGCCCTGCAACGGCGCTCCGATGGGGGTGTGCTCTGGGGGGCCGTCGGGCTCCATGGCGGTCTGGTGGGGGGCTGGTTCCTGCTCCAGGGCGGTCTGATCAGCCTCTCCCCCGGCGCACCGCTCTGGCTGGTGGGCCCTGGAGGCGCCAGCCCCAACCCGATCGGGGGTCTGCTGGGCTGGCTGGGGCTGGCTGCTTTGTTGGCTGTGCGCCGGCGTTGGTGGGGCGAGAATCCAAAGCCCATCCAGGCTTCCCCTTGATCACCCGCCGGCGATGGCTTCTTGGCCAGAGCGCCCTGGCCGTGGCCGGTGTGTTCGCCTTGGCGGACGCGGCAGGGGCCGAGGATCCCAGCGATGCCCTGGCGATCTGCCGGCCGGCGGATCCCCTCCAGGCCCTGATCAATGGCAACGCCCGCTTCGCCGCCGCCTGGAGCCAGGCCGACCGAGCCACCACCCCATTGGCCCGGAGCCGGGCCCTCAACCACCTCTGGCGCCACAACTGCATCACGCCTGCCTCCACCTTGGTGGGCGGTCAGGCCCCCTGGGCCGTGGTCCTGGCCTGCGCCGATTCACGCGTGGCCCCGGAATGGATCTTCGATGCGGCCCCTTCGGATCTGTTCGTGATCCGCAGCGCCGGCAACACCGCCTTCGATGACGCCATCGCCTCCCTGGAGTACGCCATCGATCACCTGGCGGTACCCCTGGCCCTGGTGGTGGGCCACAGCGGCTGCGGAGCGGTGACGGCCGCTTTGGCCTCCGATCCACTCACGCCTCTGCTGAGCGAACTGGTGGCGCCGATTCGCGCCAGCCTGCAGCCCGGCGATGACCTCCAGCAGGCGATCACCCGCAACGCGCGGCGCTCCGCCGAACAGCTCAGCGCCAAGAGCGACCTGGTGCGCCAGGCGGTGAGCGAAGGCCGCTTGACGATCCGCTCCAGCGTCTACGACATCGCCACCGGCCGGGTCACGCTGCTGAATGCCTAAACCTTCTCAGCGCACGGCCGTGGCCAGGGCGCGCCGACCCTCCACCGGCGCCGACAGAGCCTCATCAAGGGGCGCCACCCCGTAGTCGCGCTCCAGCAGCGCCATCACCGTGCGGCCGAAATCCTGCCCCCCCTGATCGAAGGCCTCCAGACAGATCCGGCCGAACACACGCCCCATGGGTTCCGGGTTCCAGAGCAACTTGCGGGCCGTCCAGGGCATCATGCTCATCGGGTTGTAGCCGGGCTGGAGCAGCCCCTGCTCGAAGCCGTACTGCTCCAGGTGGGTGTGGGGCTGGAGGCCGATGAAGAAGATCGCCGGCTCCACGTTGGCGGCGCCGAAGATCTGCTCCAGTTCGCGGTGGTAGGCGATGGTCTGGCGGATGGTCTCCGGCCGCTCGTCGATCACGTTGAAGGAGTAGTTCACCGAGACCTGGGCGCGGAAGCCCGCCGCCACCAGCAGGCGGCAGTTCTCGAGCACGGTGCGCAGGTTGTAGCCCATGCGCATCTTGCGCACGAGCTCCTGGGAGCCAGAGGTGATGCCGATCTCGAAGTAGTCCATGCCGGTGGCCACCATCAGCTGCGCCAGTTCGGAATCGAGGTTGTCGGCGCGGATGTAGGCGGCCCAGTGGATGTCGCCCATGCCGGCGGCTGAGATGGCCCGCAGAAGCTCCTTGGCGTCCTCGATGTAGCGGCGCGCCGGGATGAACTGGGCGTCGGTGAACCAGAAGCCGCGCACGCCACGGTCATAGAGCTGACGCATCTCCGCCACCACCTCTTCCACGGGGTTGACGCGCACCTGCTTGCCCTCCACCACCGTGTAGACGCAGTAACAGCAGTTGTGGGGGCAGCCACGTTTGGTCTGCACGCCCACGTAGAAGTCGCCGCCATCGAGGTACCAGTCGAGCTGGGGCCAGATCGAGGCGATGTAGGGGTAATCGCAGGCGGTCTTGACCAGGCCCGCGGGCTGCTCATGGATCAGCCCCGGCCGCGGCGGCTCCCCGACCACGAAGCAGCGCTCGCTATCAAGACTTTCGCCCCGGATCAGCTTTTCGAGCAGGGGCTCCCCCTCGCCCAC
It includes:
- the clpS gene encoding ATP-dependent Clp protease adapter ClpS yields the protein MAVETPSRSPGGATVLDKDLQRVRKPSPRYKVLLHNDPVSTMEFVVSTLREVVPLLSEQDAIAVMLEAHNTGIGLVIVCDIEPAEFYSERLKAKGLTSSIEPEG
- a CDS encoding CPBP family intramembrane glutamic endopeptidase codes for the protein MGLTPPPAPVTHGGGRRPGGWLLAVGYLPLLLLSGWLLARPLALLAPGLRPDQVNLAGTLVSFALLLLTLPAWLRRRWGEPRAWRRLGVAVPLPAALQALLRGLLKALLLLALVCAGLLLGGAARTGPGITPAQLANALALMLGVGFAEELLFRGWLWGELALGLGGQRALLAQALIFSLVHPYPLAQGWLALLALKGGLLLLGIALALQRRSDGGVLWGAVGLHGGLVGGWFLLQGGLISLSPGAPLWLVGPGGASPNPIGGLLGWLGLAALLAVRRRWWGENPKPIQASP
- a CDS encoding carbonic anhydrase, whose product is MITRRRWLLGQSALAVAGVFALADAAGAEDPSDALAICRPADPLQALINGNARFAAAWSQADRATTPLARSRALNHLWRHNCITPASTLVGGQAPWAVVLACADSRVAPEWIFDAAPSDLFVIRSAGNTAFDDAIASLEYAIDHLAVPLALVVGHSGCGAVTAALASDPLTPLLSELVAPIRASLQPGDDLQQAITRNARRSAEQLSAKSDLVRQAVSEGRLTIRSSVYDIATGRVTLLNA
- a CDS encoding photosystem II high light acclimation radical SAM protein, coding for MSPIDPAQRVLIIRLPCNPIFPIGPVYLADHLHKRFPELPQRILDLAALSALDVERVLLATIEAFRPSLLVFSWRDIQIYAPVDGRSGNPLQHSFEVFYAANPLRRLRGALGGLRLMAAFYGELWRNLRLVRRGLRRARRFHPGAKVVIGGGAVSVFYEQLGQKLPRGTVVSVGEGEPLLEKLIRGESLDSERCFVVGEPPRPGLIHEQPAGLVKTACDYPYIASIWPQLDWYLDGGDFYVGVQTKRGCPHNCCYCVYTVVEGKQVRVNPVEEVVAEMRQLYDRGVRGFWFTDAQFIPARRYIEDAKELLRAISAAGMGDIHWAAYIRADNLDSELAQLMVATGMDYFEIGITSGSQELVRKMRMGYNLRTVLENCRLLVAAGFRAQVSVNYSFNVIDERPETIRQTIAYHRELEQIFGAANVEPAIFFIGLQPHTHLEQYGFEQGLLQPGYNPMSMMPWTARKLLWNPEPMGRVFGRICLEAFDQGGQDFGRTVMALLERDYGVAPLDEALSAPVEGRRALATAVR